The genomic interval AGCCCCTGGTTTGCAAAGTCAGTCGTATCTGTGGCTTAAATTTCATCCCAAGTCTCAGATTACGGCTGAGGACCTTCACTAGGCGTCTCTGTAAAGCATTTCTTTGGATTTTTatagggaaaagaagaaaatgtttttatcgGATCCAGGCAGAGACGCTGATTGTCACTTATGACAACAGTAGTTACCTTCACTCAGTGCTACGCAGACTTGGAGATCGAACACCAAAGAGAATGAAATGCCAAGTCACACCACATGGCAACACTGAAAGTAACTTGGAGAAGTAGCGGGTGATTGAGTTTATGATTTCAGTATAAAAACATCTAATTACTTCTTCTCGGATGTCACTGTGAAGGCAGAGATTTAGGAGATACCATCGCGAAGGGGGAGGGTTTTATGACCATACCACCCGCTACTTTGAGATTAAAACAATCCCAGAGTTCATCAAGGGCATTAGTTAAGGAACCATGCAATTTCTTTCAGTCtctttttaatgtagaaaatcACTTTGTAATAAGATTTCTACACAAGGTAAAAAAGCACAAAATAGACcccaaaaagcacaaaaatagaCAATATATAGGTAtctttttacaatgaaatcaaGATGGGAAACACTGAAGTCAGTGATTAACCTCAGAGTTCAAACTGGTTTCCTTTTATAATAGTTGTTCTCCACACATCTCCCCCTAAACCATAGATGCTTATTGAAAAACTGGCCCAGGCCAAAGGGAGCGAACAGGTATTCTGATCTTgtacaataaaaagcaaaaaagaataaCGATGAAACAATAAAACCCCTTAATCCACCAGTTTCCAAAGTTCTTCTGACACCATACCTCAAGGGCACTTAAGGGCTCACATCTGTCACACAATGTCATCGTCAACAACATGGGCATCTCCAGGTGATGCGTTTTCCCATCATAAATCAATCACGCACCGGACGAAGCATATCCAGAAACGTCAATTCAGGAAAAGACGTTTTCATACAGTTTGGGGGCAAATGAAGCCATCCAAGAGAATCGTGCCATGAATAGCCCCACCATGCGCAAACTTCCACCTGGAGCATCCTTCCCGAGTCCACAGCTTCTGCTCTCCTGTCTGGCACGGGAACCGGCCACACCTTGCGTTACACGGTCACAGCGGGGTACATCTTCTGTTCACTGTTAGTGTGAGGGAAGGGGGCCTGGATCTGCCTGTAGCCTGTCTGCAGGCTGTCCAGAAAAGGGGGCACGGGGGTCATGGGCACCGAGTCATGCTGCACTGGGTACCCCACGTAGGGGGCATGCAGGTACTGCCCCTGGTGGGGCACGATCTGGGTGGCCTGCTGGCAGTTCAGCACCGAGAAGTTTGTGGGCATGTTGACATACACGTTGTTCATGGTCCCCTCCGGCAAGCAACAGTTGGTCTGCGACCTGGTGGGGGGCGCCCGGGCCCCCGAGTTGgcgctggagctggagctggccGCTGTGCTGGACTGGCGGGACGAAGACCCTCGGGAAGTGCTGGCGCTGGGGATCATGGGGATGGTCTCCATCAGGCGGGTGCCCCCCGGGGCCCGGCTCTGCTGGGGCTCCTGCTTGGGCCGGAGGCATCGGCAGCAGCAGGCCGCCACGAGCGAGCCCAAGATGATGAAGGCGACAAACACGGACCCGACGATGAGGAAGGGCACGTAGATGGGGactgaaggaaaggagagaaacaaaCTGTGGTGACTTCCCGTAAGAAGGCCGCGAACGTCGGGGGTGGGCAGTGGAGATGGAGCAATGGCGACGCTGAGACCCACACTCAGGAGCCCAGGCCGGGCTGGTCTGGGCACTGACGAGCCCACAGAAGCTCCGTCCTTTATCAAGTGCTTAGAAAAGGTGGTCGGACCCCACAGGTGGGACGGCTTGGGCCCCCCAGCAAGACTGTTAACATCACTGGTGGGGGGAAggcacagctcaggggtagagtgtgtgcttagcatgcacgaggtcctgggttccatccccagcacctccatctaaaaaaataagtaaataagtaaacctaattcccccaCCCTGCAAAAAAAAACAAGCGAACAACCATCTACAGCTAGACGGCAACACTGACTGAGACAAATACCCGATGCAGCAAAAGCCTGAGTGTAAGGTTTCAGGACTGCTCAAGAACTCCCACAGTAACTGAACTGTGCACGTTTCTGTCCGCTAGTTACGGGACCTGCATGGAAACGAGTTTAAGttatttaaaagtcttttttttttccagacattTATTTACATTCCTTGCAAACTTCTTTTATCAATGTTTAGCAAGTTCTTGTTTCATAGGCAAATAAATCAGAAATTGAGGTCAGGCTCTAGTCACAACTACTTCCGAAAAGAGTTTGTAAGGTACAGAGATCAAAGAAgtgttaaaagggaaaaaaaaaagccctccaCGTAAAAAAAGCTTGCCTCACTGAAGGCTGCTTCTTAGGAGGTGGGCCTGGCATGGGGTTGGGAGCGAGCTGTCCAGGTAGAGGGGCAtccagttttaaattattttacctaAAAAGATCTTTGAGGAGCCATGGGGAGAGCACTACAGGGTTTCAGAAGCTGGACACCCCAGCTGATGGGCACAGAGAATCTAGAGGGAGGAGTCTGTGGAATCCCACCCTGCATTACCAAGAACCCATGTCTTTTGACGTGTGCCTGCCCGCCTCCTTGACTATTTGATCAGACATCACATGGGGACTGGTCCACTGGTGTTGGCAAAGCACAGTGCCAGCACGTGGTACAGGCAGGCGCTCAGCTCTCCTGAGCCTGAGGTCAGAGACACAGCATCCTCTGACCGTGCCCTGGGCGGCTCTGGTACTCTGGGGTCAGTGCTTCTAGAACACAGTACCCTATGGAGTCCTGGAGAAAAGTAAAAGGTACTTTATAAGCAGGTAACCAGAGGCTGACAATTGAAGGTTTCCTTAACCTGCAGTGCAGATCAGGGTAAATACATTATTTATGATAATGCCCCTTGGGCGGGTAGAAACCCTGGCCACAGAGTGTATAGCCCAGAAGCATGTTCCGATGACACCAGCTCTTCAGGGTAACCACGGCTGTGGGAGGGCACCAGGTGCCCGGCTCTTCCCTGTGGGtgctataaatatttcattctctAAGTTAAAATACTGGCCCTATATgttattaagaaataaacaaataatgtgaaaaaaataccCCAGACATTATAGCAAAACTAGCTGAAAGCAGTCCAAGTCCACATAATGAGTTTTGGGGGAGAAATAACTGTTCTCTTTCCGGGATTTTAATTGGGAGCGTGAATAACTATACAGGGCAGAGAAGGCAGTGTCGCTGGAAGCCCTCGGCGCTTCTCAATTAGACGTACTGTCCTAGACTCCACAACAGACGTGAGACGGACAgaatctttaggaaaaaaaagatttaaaagtagGATTTAGAAGGCACCCCCACCGACCGCCAGCTGCCTACTGATTTGTTCAGTCATCCCAACTTTCTGGAGACCATCAGCCGCCAAAGCGGCAGACAGAGGAAGCAGTCTGTCCTGGGCTCATTTTTCCAGGTTTATTCCAGGACCACACACCCTGCCACGCGGCTCGCCTTTTAAGACAGCGCTTCTGGAATTAACTCTCCCTTCTCCTCAGAGTCAGGGCCGCGGACCAGTAGAAGCTAATGAAATGCCTGACAGCAAAGGGAAGGGTGCCAAAGGAGGCGCCTCTCCCTACGCCCCAGGCAGCCCTGCGAACGCGGCTGGAACCCCGCGCTCGGCTGTGGAAAAGTCCTCCCCTACTCAGAACCAACTGCAGAAGCAGCGGAGACGCCCCTCTGTGACAGGTGCGCCCTTCCACCCGGACCACATCCTCCCTCCCGCACACAAACTGGGGTAGCCCCTCGAGGGAGAGGGTCCAGGACGCTTGTGACAAGCGAAGGAAGTAGAACCTAGCCAACGCTTTCTggcatttatttttccaattctaACTCGGGCAATTTAaaaactacaattaaaaaaaatcaaagccacaGAGAGCGGATTGGCAGCGCTCTGATTGTCACACCGACAAAAGTCTGAGTGGTaaggagacagaggagggagaCAGGTGTAGCCCGGTCTCACCGAGGATTCGACTCCCTGGGCACCCCAGGGCAGCCTAGAGGAGCTGCCTTCCCTCTGAGGAGCCTTCAAGTGCCCCTGCCAGCCCTCCCGCGAGGGGGCGCCCCCGAGACACCACCCCTTCCTAGGAATTAGACCTATGGAGACAGGAGACATGCGAGGGGACACAGGATCCTGGGCAGGAGGCACCTGGGGCTGTCGGCAGCCCACCGTACATTGGATGTTACGTTTGCTTTGGGAAATCCAAGCCAAGCCACTCGTTAGctggcagatggggaaactgaggcccagggcgGTGAACGGTGCCCCGCTTCGCACACATTAATGGTTGGGTCAGAATACAGGCACGCCTCCCGTCCCCAGACCCCTTCCCCTTCCTGAAATTTCAGGCTCCGAATTCCCGTCCCCTCTCCAAGCTTCTGGGTCCTGCCGGCTAGGCAAGGCCCCTTCTCCCCTTTCCGCTCCGCCCGGCCCACCTACCTGCCGAACCGTCGGGGCCGTCTTTGTCCGCGCGGCCAGGCTCGCCGGCGCCCTGCTGGCGGTCGTTGTCGCAGCCGCCCTGGTCCAGGCGCGCCTCGGCGCTGGAGCAGCAGTAGCGCAACGCGCAGCTGCCGCAGCAGATGGTGGCGTCGCCGCCGTCGAAGCGCTCGGGGCACTGGAAGCCGATGCGCCAGACGCCCTGCGCGTCCAGCCAGCCGTGGCAGTACTCGCCGCTGGCCCGCGCCCCCGCCGCCAGCAGCGCGGCCAGCAGCAGCCGCAGGAGCGAAGCGGCGTCCCGAGAGGCGGCGGACGGGCGGCGTCCGCCCCACATGGCACCACCCTGGGCGCGGGCGGCGCGTCTCCAAGGGGCGCAGAGCCGACTCCGGGAGGGGCTGAGGCCGGGACCTCTTCGCTGAGTGTCCGTTCCGTGGAGCTTTCCACGCAGGCCACTGCTCCCCGCCGCGACGTCCGGGAGCTAAGCCATGCCCTCCCTCGGCCGGTGGCCTGGTCCCGCCGGAGAACGCCCTGAGAGTGGGCACGCACTGCTAAAAGTCTGCGGGTGCGAGTCAGAGGGCCCCCGGGGCTGCCGTCCCGCAGTCCCCGGAGGCTTCAGCCGCGACAGGGCCCTCCCGGTGCATCCCCGAGGGGACGCTCGCTCAAGCCGGACGACCGCTGGGCCCCGGAGCCAGGGCGCTCCCGCAGAGTGTAAGCCTCGGGGTCCCGCACGCGAGTCGGGGCGCGTCTCCCCTCCTTTATTCCCCTCTCGGGCGGAGAAAAGGGGCCAAGAAGGCGGGCAGCGGGCGCAAAACTCCGGGCAGCAAGTGCAGCAGCCGGCCGCGCTCAGTCTCCTGCGCTCCGAACTCGGTCCGCATGGCTCCGGCCGCGCCGCCCGGGCAGCCCTCCGGGTGCAGCCCCAAAACTCCGCTCCGCAAGAAGGACTGTCGATCCTCCCGGCGCACGCGGGCGGCCAGGACGCGGACGAGGGTCTGGCGCGCCCCGCCGGAGTCCCGGGAGCCGGCCCGGGCTGGCGGCGTCCGCGGCTGCTGCTGGGCGCCGGTCCAGATATGTGGCTCGCCCCGCTCCCCCTCCTCCGCTCTCCGGACGCAGCGCGCTGAGTCCggctcccccttctcccctgctGCTGCGCCCTCGGGAGGTGTGCACCGATGGGCGCCTCCCACGGAAGTTTCAGTCCTCCGGGCTATGGA from Camelus bactrianus isolate YW-2024 breed Bactrian camel chromosome 14, ASM4877302v1, whole genome shotgun sequence carries:
- the SHISA2 gene encoding protein shisa-2 homolog, whose protein sequence is MWGGRRPSAASRDAASLLRLLLAALLAAGARASGEYCHGWLDAQGVWRIGFQCPERFDGGDATICCGSCALRYCCSSAEARLDQGGCDNDRQQGAGEPGRADKDGPDGSAVPIYVPFLIVGSVFVAFIILGSLVAACCCRCLRPKQEPQQSRAPGGTRLMETIPMIPSASTSRGSSSRQSSTAASSSSSANSGARAPPTRSQTNCCLPEGTMNNVYVNMPTNFSVLNCQQATQIVPHQGQYLHAPYVGYPVQHDSVPMTPVPPFLDSLQTGYRQIQAPFPHTNSEQKMYPAVTV